DNA from Strix aluco isolate bStrAlu1 chromosome 2, bStrAlu1.hap1, whole genome shotgun sequence:
TAActagctttttctcctttttccaccTTCTGGTTAGCTGTCCCTAAGATCAGGTCTCTGATTTGGCTCATAGTGCAGCCATGCGAGTGCTTGCACTGCTGAGGGAGCCAGGAACAAGGGGCTCAGGGGATGTAGGAGTGCCTTCAGTGGCAGTAGTGTTGGCTTAGTGAAACTGTGGCATTGGTTCAGTAGTTCCAGTGACCTGCAGTGTGGAAAtgcacagaagaggaaaaacttTAGTACTAACGTTTGCAAATAGAGCTGTCCCAAATATAATGGTAAAAGCAAAAATGTGATTTTCCATGATACAGAGTTGTTCCAGAAAATGTTACAAGATGAAGCATCTTGTCCATTTTCACAGTGTGGGTAAATTAGGTAGGCGCCTCCGGAAATAAGCATTTCACATATTTTGGTTGTGGAGGTTACTTCTCATATGATACAGATAATTGAAATGGATCTCAATATTTAAAGGTTTTTTGACCGTATTTTGGATTACAATAAGTAAAGCTGTTCTAAGGAGCAGAGCTAACCATGTGTGTTCACAGCAGTGCCACATACGCTGTTTTTGTGTAGAAAATAGTAGAAAAGTAATAGTGGAGGTAGGAATTTCTAGTATTCTCCAAGAGGTAAGTTATTGTCTGTGCATGTTACTAAGGATGAAagtctgtgtgtgttttctttatgatttctgacaattttttccccttttattggTGTTTTGCAGATAAGTGTTTGAACACAGCACATGCCTAAGTATGCAGTCTGCtaatatgtttctgaaaaaaattttaagaagtCCTGTCCTTCCGTTTGCTGCACAACATGGGATGAAAAAGGATTTGCTTCCACTCAGTAGAACTCTGAGTTTATCACTTTGCCTGAAGCAGGACAATTCATGCAATCCCAAAGAAAAACTAGATTTAGATGCATGGAAGAAAGTAATGAAGTCTGGGTTGCCAGAAGTCGTCGGTGAGACGGTCTCTGAGCATAAGGAGCTTTCCACTTTGGCTGCTGCACGTGAGACTGTGGAGATGTGGAGACTAGCTGGCAGATTGGTTCCAGAAAATATCACCGAAGAACAGCTAAAAACCTTTATGGAATGTTCTTCCAAGTCAGCccaaaagaagtatttaaaatttttacatGTCAGAGAACTTtacaagaaaaatgacaaaagaaagatggatgagaaaagggaaaggaggctGGAAACAAAAGAGCAAGCTTCAGAAGCTGATGAGACCAAAAGGAATTCATTCATATGTTTGTGGGCCAGCTGTATGGATAGAGCATACAGTTGGAGGGCTGCTCAGTCTATGATCTTTGGCCAACCTCTAGTGTTTGACATGTCTTATGAAAAAGATATGTCCGCCCGAGAAGTGGCAAATGCAGTGAGACAGATGGTATTCAGCGAAGGCTGCAATCGAAGATCTGCGGATCCGTTCCACATCCACTTCTGTAACTTCAAAGAAGACAGCCTCTATCATAAGGAATTTATCAAGCATTATAGAGAGGCATGGGGCAAATTGCTTATCACTGTGACAGACCAGTGCTACACAGAAGTCTTTCCAAAGGATAAGCTTATCTATCTGACTGCTGATTCTCCCAAAGTTATGAAAACATTTGATCATGATAAAATCTATATTGTCGGGTCAATAGTTGACAAGAGCATAAAAACAGGAGTCTCTTTAGCACGGGCAAAGCGACTGGGGCTGGAGACTGCAGCCCTTCCACTGGAGAAGTACTTGCTTTGGAATATTGGTGCCAAAAATCTCACACTGGATCAAATGATGCATATTTTATTAACCTTGAAAGATACTGGAGACTGGAGGAAGGCTCTGGAATTTGttccaaaaaggaaatattgtggCTTTGTAAGCAAGCCTGtacatgaactgaaaaaaaccttaagcCTGGTCAACATGCTTAAACTTGGAAAGAGACATGAAGAATTACAAAAGCAATTTGCCAAGAACTACTCTAAGAAGCTAACACGAAAGTAGAGTGGTGGGaacaagaatgattttttttaatgctccgGTTTCTTGGGACTTCTGCAGATATGTTCAGCTTTTTATCTCTAACCTGTCTTTGTTGGTTAAATTTGAAAGTACTGttgttagggatttttttttcaattactttaGTATTCCAGCTGTTTAAAATTATTCACACATTATTGAAATTGTGTATGAGAAATGAGATAATCTGTTCTAAAAAAATTACTCTGTACAACAAATATCCATCTGTTCAGTTGAACCATGCTGGGACAAGGGTGACTGCAACTGAACGTGAAGGTTGTTCTTCAGAGAACGCCTCAGTGCTTTGGGTTTGCAATGGATGGACGCCACCCACACTCTTGTTCTGAAAGGTGAGCCAAGATGAAATAAAAGATATTTCCCTGTCACTTCCTAAATCCTCTTTTGGTGTGTAGATGAATTGGCTTCTGATAGCTGAACTAAAAACAAATGGTCAAAACCTAGCATGGGTTTGGGGGGTTGCCCAATTTGTTTGTTAGTGTTCTATATCTGGAACAACATCAGGACCCTATTTGAGAGGAATAAGCCAAATTTCTTGACCCTGATTTTTATCCTTGAGGCCTGCGTAATGTAGATTTCCCAAAGTGCTGGAACTTTTGAGATGATAAACATTCCTATTAGTAAATACTTAGAGGGGCAGGGAGCCTTTTAATATTTCTGACAGCTGAAAATGTATTGACTGGCCTCTCTGGGAAAGTCTGTGTCCTGGCTGCAGAGCTACAAGGGGCATGTTGCTAAATACAGTTCTTCCTGCTGTCTGTAGGATGAGGAGGGATCTCTTTATGGGTGGTTAAATCTTTTTGATTTAGTCTAGTTGACTACCCTGATGCTTCAAGTGAGTGGTGGTAAATGGGGGAGCTTTGTTCTGAAAATTCAAAAACTAGGAGCGGGGCGTGTAATTTTTGAAGAGTAGACTTCAAACACACCAGGGGTTGGTGGTGATGCTCTCCCTGTCTTGCCTCTTACATGTCGCTGCGAGGAGGGGTTGGAAGGAGTAGACACGCTACCTGAATACTGCCCGTGAAGCACGGGGGTACGCGTGGGGAAACCCTGGCTTGGAGAAAGACCCGTTCCTTTCGGCAGCGCGTGGCTGGGCAGTCGGCCAAGCTGCACCCTGGGGCGGTGCTTCGGGGGCGCCGAGGGCGCCTTCCAGCCCCCGGTTGAGCCCTCGGGTGCAAGGACCGGCCGCCTGGCTCAGACagcccctctctcttcctcctgtgagGAAGAGAACGGGGAGCTGCGCGCTGCCGGAGCGTGCCTCCTGTTCGCCGTTTCTCCCATCAAATAGCCATTTCTGATCGGTGAACTGGTTTGCgctttgggaggggaaaaaatgacgTCATTGCTCACTTGAGCTCACGTTGGTGCAGGACGGAAGGGGATTTTTAAACCGCGAGCAGGGGGGAGGGCGCGCCAGTGAGCACGGCAGCCGCCCGCGCCGCGGGTGGACGTGCTGCTTCTCAACACCAGGGCGGCGGGGGCCCTGCGTGTGATGTCGGGGGGAAGCGGCGGGTGACGTCGagcctccagcccccccccccaccctgcggGAGGGAAGCGGGGGCCGCGTGCGCCGCGGCACTCGTCGCTCCCCCGCCGGCCGTGCGCCAGCGCGGCACCGCTCCCGGCTGTCCCACCCTCCCCGCCGCGCCGAGAGCGAAGCTTCCGCTCGCGTCACTCCCCCCGCGCCGGGCGAGGCGGGGCTGGCCCGGCCGCTCTGGCCTCCGCCCGCGCTTTCTCTATGGTCGGGGGGAGGGCCGGGGGGTGGAAGAGCAGCGGCGgggcagcgcgcatgcgcggcgcgGGAGGTGGAGGCGGGGGAAAATGGCGGACGGCAGAGCTGAGGGGGAGAAGGCGAAGCGGCCGCAGCCCGGAGGAGGTGAACATGTAGCGCTTCTCGCCGCGTAGCTGCGGGGTGGGCAGGGGGCCCGGGTCGGTcctccaggggtggggggggggtccaAGGGTGTCGCCCCCATCTGGGCCGGCCTGGGCCGTGCGGTGCCTGGCCCTGCGGGGAGAGGGGGCGGCCTGGGCCTGAGGGGGCTGCGCTGGCGGAGAGGCCGCGGTCTGGGCCCTCTGACCTCACGCCTGAGGATTAGCCTCAGCCTTACAGGAGCGTTTTAAAACAGTCTAACAGCTTCTCCTTGTCCGTGTAACTGCGTTATTTCTCTCTTTGTAAAAAATACATGGAGTGCTTCTGCCGTGTACAGAGAGAAATTTGACCATTGCTGCTGGCAAGGATGAAGACAACTCCTTAAAGATTAGCTTTTAACAGCTGTGgtaccttttaaaaatgggtaCTGTGAATATCCTTTATCTGCCGTTTTAAGCATCCTGTTTTTTTTGCTTGGTAGCAATCTgcaagttttttgtttggttttatagTATTTATATTAATACTGGACATTCCTGTCACTTCTGTACTACTTACTATCAGTTCTTCAAAAATTTTTTGTCATgtgtttctttcctgctttcttcccCTGACTTAAAATTCAGAAGACAGTTTTTGCAAGgataaagcttttctttcctgctttttttttttttgtttaagtatGTCTATAGGAAGAAGGCATTTCTCTGATctattgaaaaattaaattaagcttGTAAACCAATTATAGTAGTGATTGTTATTTCTGATAATCACTAAAATATGAACAGTAATACTTGATTTTAGGTAGTTCTTTGACTCTCGTTTCTCTGGTTTGTGTGGTTTTtaggtttggttgttttgttttggtttttttttttgtattagtaACACAGTAACTGGACAGCATCAGTATGTCCGTTATCCATGCTGTCTTGTGTACTCTTTGGTGCACTGGAACATGATTTTAATGGATTATGGTACACTGGCCCTAAGGAAGGATAGTCACTCcctgatgatttttaaaagcactttagaGTCTTTAGCTTTTGCCAAGATCAGTGGGATGTACCTTAAAGTTAACTTAGCTGTGACTGGTTTGTTCCCACCACCACCAATGGTCATGCTTCCAGGGGCAGGAGATCCTGAAATGCTGCGCAACTAGCACTGTTAGTCTTGTCACTTAAACCACCTAGGTAGTGGAAGTTGTCCACTTACACAGCTGTTGAGACTCATAAGGAAAACTCAACTGTGAGGTAGGACAGCTTGTTGTTACTGTGATCCATGAAAAGAGCACTGGTCAGACTCGTTTTTGAAATAGTACTGATGCTTTCTGTAGGTGAAGTGT
Protein-coding regions in this window:
- the TRMT10C gene encoding tRNA methyltransferase 10 homolog C → MQSANMFLKKILRSPVLPFAAQHGMKKDLLPLSRTLSLSLCLKQDNSCNPKEKLDLDAWKKVMKSGLPEVVGETVSEHKELSTLAAARETVEMWRLAGRLVPENITEEQLKTFMECSSKSAQKKYLKFLHVRELYKKNDKRKMDEKRERRLETKEQASEADETKRNSFICLWASCMDRAYSWRAAQSMIFGQPLVFDMSYEKDMSAREVANAVRQMVFSEGCNRRSADPFHIHFCNFKEDSLYHKEFIKHYREAWGKLLITVTDQCYTEVFPKDKLIYLTADSPKVMKTFDHDKIYIVGSIVDKSIKTGVSLARAKRLGLETAALPLEKYLLWNIGAKNLTLDQMMHILLTLKDTGDWRKALEFVPKRKYCGFVSKPVHELKKTLSLVNMLKLGKRHEELQKQFAKNYSKKLTRK